The following nucleotide sequence is from Mycobacteriales bacterium.
GGAGACAGGAACAGGCTCTCGCCGATCTGTTTGTTGGACATGCCGGAGGCCGCCATCAGGCCGATCTCACGTTCCTGCGGGGTGAGCGTGCCCGCCGAGACATCGTCGTGGCGGCGGCGGGTTCGGCCCGAGGCACGCATCTCATTGCCTGCCCTGATGACCCAGGGTCCGGCTCCGAGATGTTGGAATACCCCGGCCGTCGCCTGGCGGATCGCCTGGGGTGAGCAGCTCGACATCCGGCCGCTGCGGCCACGCGGAGACGGCGACGTCACCGACCGGGCCGTCGTCGCCTACCTCGCCAAGTACGCCACCAAGTCCACCGAGAACACCGGCCACATCTCCAAGCGGCTCACAGCGTCCACAGTGGACTACTACGCCGACCCCGCACACGCACGCCCGCCGGCTGGTCGACGCCTGTTGGATCCTCGGCGACGCCGACGGTTGGGGAGGCCTACGCCGCTGGGCACACATGCTCGGCTTCGGCGGCCACTTCGGCACCCGCTCCCGCCGCTACTCGACCACCCTCCGCGCGCTGCGGGCCTCCCGGCGGACCTGGCGCCGGCGCGAGCTGGTCGAGACCCGCGAGCACGTCGAAGAGACCACGTTGGTCGTCGGCTCCTGGAGCTACGCCGGCTCTGGTTGGCGAACCACGGCGGAGGCGCTGCTGGCGACGGCGTACTGCCCGCGAGGAGATGTCCAGTCCACAGTAGACGGAGAGGCACCACCGATGGCGGCGGTTCTTCCGACCACTCCCTCGCAGATCCGGGCTCTGCGTCAGCCGCCCGGTCCGGCTACCTACACGGTCAAGGACGTCGCGGCGCTGCTCGGGCTGCACCTCACCACCGACGTCCCACCGCCACTCCGCCTGGCCGCAGCCTTCAGCAAACTCGCGCTGGCCATGTGACCTGCGCTTCTCCCCGCCCGACGCTTGCCCCGGCACGCTGGACGCAACAGACCCGTGCGTCGTCCCGCCGGGTCCCGACCCCGGGCCCGGCCGGCGCCGCGGTGAAGGCGATGAGCGGTGACCCGTCCGGGGCGGCCCGGTCCGGCCTGCAGCGGCTCATCGACGCCGGGGTGTCGCCGCCACTCCACCGGCCCGGAACCTGAGCCCGTGCCCGCCGGTCAGCCGGCGGGCCGGGCGGCGTTGGCGGCCGCGGCCGCCGCGGCCAGGGTGGTCAGCAGCGGCGGGACGTCCAGCCGCGGCACCAATGCCTGGAGGAAGGCGGGCCGGCCCGGGTCGGTCCGCGCGTCGGCCAGGGCCTCGACCAGCTCCCGCTCCGTCGCCGCCCGCCGGACCAGGGTGCCGGCACCCGGCGCGCACAGCGCGGGCAGCAGGGTCCAGTCCCAGGCGTCGATGTCGTTGTACGGCTGGTCCGGCCCGTGGATGGCCCGCTCGACCGTGTAGCCGCTGTTGTCGACCACCACCACGGTCGCCGGAATGCCGTGCCGCAGCACCGACGAGAGCTCCGTCGCCGTCATCTGCGCGGCGCCGTCGCCGATCACCAGCACCGCCCGCCGGCCCGGTTCGGCCAGCCCGGCGCCGAGCAGGGCCGGCAGCGTCCAGCCGATGGACGCCCACAGCGGCTGCCCGAGGAAGGTCACGCCCGGTGGTAGGCGGTGCGTGGCCAGGCCGTAGAACGACGTGCCCTGGTCGGCCAGGACGAGGTCGCCGGGGCGGATGTCGGCCGCGACCGCGGCCCACAGCGACTCCTGGCTCAGCGGGCCGGTGCCGACCGGCACAGGGGCCGGGGTGGGGGCGGCCGCCGGGACGACGGGAACCGCGCCGGGCCGGGTCCGCTGCCGGACGAGCCCGGTCAGCCGCTCCAGGGCGTCCGGGAGCGCGACCCGGTCGAAGCGGGCGGCGCCGACGCTGGCGGTGTCCGGGCCCAGCTCGACCGTCCGCTCCCGGGTCAGCCGCTGGGTGAAGAAGCCGCTGTTGAGGTCGGTGAACTCGACCCCCGCGACGACGAGGACCCGCGCCTCCTCGATGGCGGCCCGGGTCCGCGGGTCGCTGGCCGCGCCGGCGTAGATGCCGGCGTAGCCCGGGCCGCTCTCGTCCACGACGCTCTTGCCCCACAACGTGCTGGCATACGGCACGCTGCCGGCTCCGAGCAGCTCGGCCAGCCGGTCGGCCGCGCCGAGCCGCTGCACCAGCACGCCCGCCAGCACCGCGAGGTCCTCGGCGCCGGCCAGCAGCCGGCGGGCGGCCTCGGTGAACGCCTTCAGCGCGATCGGGTCGGTGACCGGGACCGGCGCCGGCAGCGGCGCGGCCGGCGGGTCGACCGGCAGCTCCGCGACGTCCACGGGCAGCAGCAGGTAGCCGGGCAGCCGCCGGGCGTGGACCGTGGCCAGCACCCGGTCGATCTCCGCGGTCGCGGTCGCCGCGGTGAGCGCCGCCCGGGCGCAGGTGATGTCCGCGTGCATGTCGAGGAAATGGGTGAACACGCCGTCGCCGAGCGAGTGGTGCACGACCCGCTGCGCGGCCTGTGCGGTGCTGGACGGCGCGCCGACGACGTGCACGACCGGGACGAACTCGGCCCAGCTGCCGGCGACCGCGTTGATGGCGCTGAGCTCGCCGACGCCGAAGGTGGTACACAGCGCCGCGATCCCGCGCAGCCGGCCGTAGCCGTCGGCCGCGTACCCGGCGTTGAGCTCGTTGGTGCAGCCGGTCCAGGACAGCCGGTCGTGCGCGACGACGTGGTCGAGCAGGCTGAGCGTGTAGTCCCCCGGGACCCCGAAGACGCGGTCGACGCCGAGCTCGGCCAGCCGGTCGAGCAGGTAATCGCCGACGGTGTAGGTGGCGGTCATGACCAGGTTCCTCCGGTGTCGTGGGTGGACGGGGCCAGCGCGGTCGTGGTCCGGCGGGCGGCGGCGAGCAGGGCGAGTCCGATGAGGACGGAGCACAGGCCGAGCACGGTGAAGTAGCCGATCTGGTGGGCGGTGGAATAGACGCCGGCGAGCACGCCGGACAGCGACGTGCCGAGCGCGATGGACAGGTAGAACAGGGCGACCATCTGCGACCCGTACGCCCGCGGGGCGGCGGCCGTCGCGACGGACAGCCCGACCGGCGACAGCAGGAGCTCGGCTACGCTGAACAGCAGCAGGATCCCGACCACCGGCAGCAGCGGGACGCTGTTCGGGCGGGTGCTCGCCAGTGGGACGAACAGCAGGAACGCGGCGCCCATGATCAGGTTGCTCAGCGCGAACTTGACCGGCCGGGAGGGCTGCCGGTCGCCGAGCCGCGTCCACCCGGCGGCGAAGACCGCGGACAGCGCGACGATGAACACCGGGTTGATCGACTGGATCCAGGCGACCGGCAGCTGCCAGCCGAACAGGGACCGGTTCAGCTGCTGGTCCGCGTACACGGTGAGCACGGTGAACTGCTGCTGGGACAGCGCCCAGAAGGCCGTGCTGGCCAGGAACATCGGCACGAACCCGCGAACCCGGCGCCGCTCCCGCGCCGTCACTCTGGGACTGCCGAGCAAGACCGTGAACAGGGCGACCGTGCTCCCGACGACGACCCACAGGACGACGTCGTTGAGGTTGGCCGCGGTCAGGATGCCCGTCCGGACCAGCTCGGCGACCAGCGCGACGCCCAGCAGGGCCGCGCCGGCCATGACCATCCGGCCGCGGAGGGACAGCGGGTTCGGCGGCGAGCGGAACGCGGCGGCGAACGCACGCCGGCCCCGGGTGTACTGGGCCAGTCCGAGGGCCATCCCGACGGCGGCGGCGCCGAAGGCCGCGTGGAAGCCCCAGGTGACCTGCAGGACACCGGTGAGCAGCGGGCCGAACAGGGAGCCGATGTTGACGCCGAGGTAGAAGAGCGCGAAGCCGGCGTCCCGGCCGACGTCGTCGTCGCGGTAGAGGCCGCCGATGACGGCGGTGGTGTTGGCCTTGAGGGCGCCGCTGCCGGTGGCGACCGCCGCCAGCCCCAGCGCGAGACCGGCCCGGCCCGGCACCCCGGCCAGGCTGAGGTGCCCCAGCATGATCAGGACGGCGCTGCCGAACAGCACCCGCTCCTTGCCGACCACCCGGTCCGCCAGCCAGGCGCCGGCGATCGTGGACAGGTAGACCGCGCTGCCGTACGCGCCGACGATCCCGGTCGCCGTGGACTGGCTCAGTCCGAGCCCGCCGCTGCCCACCGAGTGGTAGAGGTAGAGCAGCAGGACGCCCTGCATGCCGTAGAAGGAGAACCGTTCCCAGCCCTCGACGCCGCAGAGCGTCGCGAGGGCGCGGGCCGGAGCCCGGTGCCGGGGCGTCGGGCCGGTCCCGCCGGCCGGCGTGGCCTCGATCGTCATGGTCGGTCTCCCTCTGTGGTGTGTCGGTCGGACCGTGGCAGTCGCCGGACCAACCGCGGTGGAACGCCGCCCGGGCCGGTTGAACCGGCGTTCGACCCGGGCGGACCGGTCAGCCGAGCGCCGCGGCGGGCTCCTGGCCGGTGGCCGCACCGAGCCGCCGGCCGCGCGGCAGGAAGAACCAGCCGAAGACGAGCGCCAAGGCGAACACCGCCGCGGCCGCGGCGAAGCCGACGGTGATCGCGTCGGCGGCGTGCTGGGCCGGGGTGACGGCGGCCCCCGGCGTCCGGTGCTCGTAGCCGAGCACGACGGTGCTCAGGACGGCGACCCCGAGCGTGCCGCCCAGCTGCCGGAAGGTCTGCAGGATGCCGGAGGCCTGCGCCCGCTGGGCCGGGCCGCTGCAGGACAGCGCGTCGGTGTTGTTGGGGGAGATGGTGAGCCCGATCCCGAGTCCCATGAGGATCATCCCGGGCACCTGGTCCCGGTACTGCAGGTGCGGCGTGGCCGCGGTCCACGCGACCATCCCGAGCAGGCACAGGACCAGTCCGGTGAGGACCGGCGGGCGCACCCCGGCCCGGTCGTACCACCGCCCGCCGAGCTGGGAGGCCAGCGTGATGGGCAGCACGACGGCCAGCGCCGACGCCCCCGCGACCACCGGGCTGAAGTGCAGCAGGTTCTGGTTGTAGAGGGAGGTGAACACCACCACGGCGAGCAGTCCGAACTGGATGGCGAAGCCGATGCCGACATTGCCGGCGAACGCGCGGCCGGCGAGCATCCGCACCGCCACGATCGGGTCGGTGTCCCGCAGCTGGGTGAACACGAACAGGGTGAGCAGCGCCAGGCCGGCGGCGAGCACGGCGACCGTCCGCACCGAGGTCCAGCCCCACTGGCTGGATTCCTGGACGGCCAGCACGGTCGCGGCCATGCCGGCGACGAGCAGGGCCAGCTGCGCCGGCCGGACCCGGGCGGTGACGTCCCGCCGGTTGTCCGGGGCCGCCCGGTGCACCAGCACGAGCGCGGCCAGGCCCACCGGCACGTTGAGCCAGAAGACCGCCCGCCAGGACACGTGCTCGGTCAGGAGGCCGCCGATCAGCGGGCCGAGGGCGAGGAAGATCTGGCTGATGCCGGCGTACAGGCCCATCGCCCTGCCCCGCTGGGCGATCGGGAAC
It contains:
- a CDS encoding MFS transporter yields the protein MRTDNRWLVLVAMTCSLSMIMLDQTVVSVALPSMTRDLPLTPSGQQWVVSAYVLGIAAVVAFGARAAARLGPVTCFRIGVVGFFAASVACALAPHGGAGQSWLLAARATQGVGAALMIPVSGTLVMNAFPIAQRGRAMGLYAGISQIFLALGPLIGGLLTEHVSWRAVFWLNVPVGLAALVLVHRAAPDNRRDVTARVRPAQLALLVAGMAATVLAVQESSQWGWTSVRTVAVLAAGLALLTLFVFTQLRDTDPIVAVRMLAGRAFAGNVGIGFAIQFGLLAVVVFTSLYNQNLLHFSPVVAGASALAVVLPITLASQLGGRWYDRAGVRPPVLTGLVLCLLGMVAWTAATPHLQYRDQVPGMILMGLGIGLTISPNNTDALSCSGPAQRAQASGILQTFRQLGGTLGVAVLSTVVLGYEHRTPGAAVTPAQHAADAITVGFAAAAAVFALALVFGWFFLPRGRRLGAATGQEPAAALG
- a CDS encoding replication initiator, whose translation is MSSSTSGRCGHAETATSPTGPSSPTSPSTPPSPPRTPATSPSGSQRPQWTTTPTPHTHARRLVDACWILGDADGWGGLRRWAHMLGFGGHFGTRSRRYSTTLRALRASRRTWRRRELVETREHVEETTLVVGSWSYAGSGWRTTAEALLATAYCPRGDVQSTVDGEAPPMAAVLPTTPSQIRALRQPPGPATYTVKDVAALLGLHLTTDVPPPLRLAAAFSKLALAM
- a CDS encoding oligopeptide:H+ symporter, giving the protein MTIEATPAGGTGPTPRHRAPARALATLCGVEGWERFSFYGMQGVLLLYLYHSVGSGGLGLSQSTATGIVGAYGSAVYLSTIAGAWLADRVVGKERVLFGSAVLIMLGHLSLAGVPGRAGLALGLAAVATGSGALKANTTAVIGGLYRDDDVGRDAGFALFYLGVNIGSLFGPLLTGVLQVTWGFHAAFGAAAVGMALGLAQYTRGRRAFAAAFRSPPNPLSLRGRMVMAGAALLGVALVAELVRTGILTAANLNDVVLWVVVGSTVALFTVLLGSPRVTARERRRVRGFVPMFLASTAFWALSQQQFTVLTVYADQQLNRSLFGWQLPVAWIQSINPVFIVALSAVFAAGWTRLGDRQPSRPVKFALSNLIMGAAFLLFVPLASTRPNSVPLLPVVGILLLFSVAELLLSPVGLSVATAAAPRAYGSQMVALFYLSIALGTSLSGVLAGVYSTAHQIGYFTVLGLCSVLIGLALLAAARRTTTALAPSTHDTGGTWS
- a CDS encoding helix-turn-helix transcriptional regulator — encoded protein: MRASGRTRRRHDDVSAGTLTPQEREIGLMAASGMSNKQIGESLFLSPRTVGTHLYRAFPKLGITSRAALRDALTEAAQGDTSSGD
- a CDS encoding thiamine pyrophosphate-binding protein, producing MTATYTVGDYLLDRLAELGVDRVFGVPGDYTLSLLDHVVAHDRLSWTGCTNELNAGYAADGYGRLRGIAALCTTFGVGELSAINAVAGSWAEFVPVVHVVGAPSSTAQAAQRVVHHSLGDGVFTHFLDMHADITCARAALTAATATAEIDRVLATVHARRLPGYLLLPVDVAELPVDPPAAPLPAPVPVTDPIALKAFTEAARRLLAGAEDLAVLAGVLVQRLGAADRLAELLGAGSVPYASTLWGKSVVDESGPGYAGIYAGAASDPRTRAAIEEARVLVVAGVEFTDLNSGFFTQRLTRERTVELGPDTASVGAARFDRVALPDALERLTGLVRQRTRPGAVPVVPAAAPTPAPVPVGTGPLSQESLWAAVAADIRPGDLVLADQGTSFYGLATHRLPPGVTFLGQPLWASIGWTLPALLGAGLAEPGRRAVLVIGDGAAQMTATELSSVLRHGIPATVVVVDNSGYTVERAIHGPDQPYNDIDAWDWTLLPALCAPGAGTLVRRAATERELVEALADARTDPGRPAFLQALVPRLDVPPLLTTLAAAAAAANAARPAG